GTCTCCCAGAGTTTCTCTAAGTAAATCGCTTTTTTCAGCATACTCAATGGCTTCAATTAAACTGCCTGGTAAGTTATCTATTCCGAGTGCTTTTCTTTCTTCTGGATCAAGGTGATAAACATCCTTTTCAATTGGCTCAGGTAGCTTATATTTCTTTTCTACTCCTGTTAATCCAGCATTTAACATACATGCAAAGGCTAAATAGGGATTACATGAAGGGTCTGGACTGCGCAACTCAATTCTTGTTGCCTTTTCTTTCCCTGGCTTGTAAAGGGGAACTCTTATCAATGCAGACCTATTCCTTCTTGCCCAGCAGATATATACAGGAGCTTCATATCCGGGAACTAATCTTTTATAGGAATTTACCCATTGATTTAAAACGAGAGTAATTTCCTTTATGTGAGTTAGAAGTCCTGCTATATAGCTTTTTGCAATATCGGAAAGGTAGTATTTGTCTTTTGGATCAAAAAATGCGTTTTTATCTCCCTTAAAGAGTGACTGATGAGTATGCATACCACTTCCATTTTCACCAAATAGTGGTTTTGGCATAAATGTAGCATAAACACCATGCTGTTTTGCAATCTCCTTTACTACGACCCTATAAGTCATAACAATATCAGCCATTTGAAGTGCCTCGGCATACCTTAAGTCTATTTCGTGCTGTGAAGGTGCAACTTCGTGGTGTGAATATTCTACCTTAATTCCCATTTGCTCAAGAGCTAAAATAGTGTCTCTACGAAGGTCCTCTGCAGCATCAAGTGGATAGTCAAAATAACCACCTTCATCAAGAATTTCTGTTCCTTTATCTGTTTTGAAATAGAAAAACTCAAGTTCTGGACCAAGATAAAATGTATAACCTTTTTTCGAAGCTTTTTCAAGATTTGTTTTGAGAATATATCGGGGGTCTCCTTTATATGGTGTCCCGTCTGGTTCGTAAATATCACAGAACATTCTTGCTACAGGGCTTTCTTTCGGTCTCCACGGTAGAATGGCAAAAGTTGTTGGATCAGGTCTTGCAATCATGTCTGATTCATCAATTCGGGCAAAGCCATGTATTGATGAACCATCAAAACCCATACCCTCTGAGAAAGCAACCTCAAGCTCTTCTACTGGAATAGCAAAACTTTTAAGTTGTCCAAGAATATCAGTAAACCAGAGCCTAATAAATTTAATGTTCATCTCCTTGACCAGTTTCATTACATCTTTTTCATCTCTTGGCTTTGAGTAAGTCATAAGATCCTCCTTAGTTTTTAATTTTATATGAGGCAAAGCCTCTTTTTTAGAATCAAATGTTATATATACTTTAACATTTAACCAACAGACTTTAAAAATTTATCAATAATTATTTCATTTAACGGCAAACGGTTGCCATCAAAATTATCATATCAGTAAATATTTTTTTTGTCAAGAGTTTTATTCCTATGCATTTCTTCATTGGACACTCTACTGGATTGTAAGATTTTAGAGATTTTTGATGAAGAATTCTTAACTATCGTAGTATTAATTAACTGAAACTATTTGACCCGAAGGATAAGTTTTACGAGTGTTGCAGAACAAGCTTAGAAATCTCCAAAAATAATTGGGAAGTGAAAAACAGCATAAATCTGTCAATCTGAAGAAATTAAAAAAAATATTGACAAAAATGTCATTTCTTAGATATTCTAAAACAAAAGGTAACCTTTTGCCTATGGAGATAAAAAAATATGTGTAGACTGGCAGCTATAACTTCATCAAAATATTTTTCGCCAATGGAAAACATTCTTGCCCTTGAGACAATGAAAGAAGGGCACGATGGCTCTGGGCTTGGTCTTACACTTAAAGACCTTGGTGGTGAGTTTAAAGATTTGAAAGAATATCCAATTCTTTCAGGAATATGCTCAAAAAAAGGTAGAGAGACTCTTGATGCCTATATGGATGAAATGGGCTTTAAGCTTCTTTACAGATGGAGGCCTAAAATAAAGCCTGTTAAGGGAA
The nucleotide sequence above comes from Thermodesulfovibrio aggregans. Encoded proteins:
- a CDS encoding glutamine synthetase family protein, with product MTYSKPRDEKDVMKLVKEMNIKFIRLWFTDILGQLKSFAIPVEELEVAFSEGMGFDGSSIHGFARIDESDMIARPDPTTFAILPWRPKESPVARMFCDIYEPDGTPYKGDPRYILKTNLEKASKKGYTFYLGPELEFFYFKTDKGTEILDEGGYFDYPLDAAEDLRRDTILALEQMGIKVEYSHHEVAPSQHEIDLRYAEALQMADIVMTYRVVVKEIAKQHGVYATFMPKPLFGENGSGMHTHQSLFKGDKNAFFDPKDKYYLSDIAKSYIAGLLTHIKEITLVLNQWVNSYKRLVPGYEAPVYICWARRNRSALIRVPLYKPGKEKATRIELRSPDPSCNPYLAFACMLNAGLTGVEKKYKLPEPIEKDVYHLDPEERKALGIDNLPGSLIEAIEYAEKSDLLRETLGDHIFTNLIESKKKEWDDYRIRIFPYEIERYLPIL